The DNA window CTTTGCTTGTGCCAGAAAGCTCCTTGCTCTAAATAATCATTCTCCGCATAATTGCGAGTTGGAATATATTTTTTCTCAATATCACGCCATGCCTTCTTCCGCTCTGCAGGTGTAATGTCTGGATTTGCATAGACGAAATGTTGGAATTCATCAACCGATACACCATATGGAATGAAGGTCAAGGCACTGGCCAGATGTTTAAAACGGTATTTATCCGCATCTTCCTTGAAGAAGAGCTCCATCCAAGGCCAGGTGAAGAATTCCATACTCATCGAATGAATTTCAGCTGCGTCACTGCTTGGAAACAAGTATTCTGGAACTTGGAAATTTCTGCTCTCATACGCTTGGAAGGCATGACCTGCTTCATGTGTTAAGACATCAATGTCTGCAGAAGTACCATTAAAGTTGGAGAAAATAAAAGGAGCTCCTTGTTCAAATAAAAAGGTACAGTAGCCACCAAATTGCTTACCTTGTTTACTTTCGAGATCCATCAGCTCATGATTCTGCATAAAAGAGAAGAACTCATTCGTTTCCTCAGATAACTCAGCATACATTTTTGCCCCATTTGCTACGATCCAATCGGGATCACCCTTCGGCACTGCATTACCAGACTTAAAACTAAAATTCTCATCGTAATAGAGAAACTGATCTACTCCAATCCGGTTCCGCTGACGTTCCTTCAACTTTGCTATGACGGGAACGATGTATTGATGAACCTGATCACGGAAATTCGCTACCATCGCTGCGTTATAATCCGTCCGTAACATTCTCGCATAACCAACTTCAATAAAATTGCTATAACCGAGCTTCTGTGCGATCTTCGTTCGTACCTTGACCAGATCATCGTAGATTCGGTCAAACTCCTCTTCGTTGTCTGCCATAAAACCGGTTCTTGCTTCCTCTGCTCGTTTCCGAACATCACGATCCTTTGCCTCGGCGAATGGAAGTATCTGAGCGATTGTTCGCTCCTCACCTTCAAAGAG is part of the Paenibacillus segetis genome and encodes:
- a CDS encoding M3 family oligoendopeptidase, translated to MKFSEYHYERPEIKNFELKFKEQLNSFTSASSYEEQDLAMTGINELRTGFITMQSIVYIRHTMNTNDEYYKTEKNYFDEVIPYFEEFNNEYYRALVGSKYRMDLEKKWGRQLFQLAELSLKTFSPEIIEDLQLENKLQTEYLQLIASAKILFEGEERTIAQILPFAEAKDRDVRKRAEEARTGFMADNEEEFDRIYDDLVKVRTKIAQKLGYSNFIEVGYARMLRTDYNAAMVANFRDQVHQYIVPVIAKLKERQRNRIGVDQFLYYDENFSFKSGNAVPKGDPDWIVANGAKMYAELSEETNEFFSFMQNHELMDLESKQGKQFGGYCTFLFEQGAPFIFSNFNGTSADIDVLTHEAGHAFQAYESRNFQVPEYLFPSSDAAEIHSMSMEFFTWPWMELFFKEDADKYRFKHLASALTFIPYGVSVDEFQHFVYANPDITPAERKKAWRDIEKKYIPTRNYAENDYLEQGAFWHKQSHIFTAPFYYIDYTLAQICAFQFWKKMHEDHTAAWAQYLHLCRQGGSLSFTELVKEAGLISPFEDGCVRSVIGSIESWLDCVDDTAL